The Sphingobium sp. JS3065 genomic sequence GGCATCGAACATCCCCGCCTGCGCCATGGCGAAACGCTTGCGGAAGGCGGGCAGGTCGAGCGGCGGGGTCTTCACCCCCTTCATCCGGCACCGCACCCCGAAATCCTGATAGAGCGTCGAAACGCTCGGCTGCGCATCGCCCAGATCGGCGACGATTTCCTCCAGCACGGCGATCACCACCGGCTCATTCTGCCCGAAGTCCAGTTCCGGCGCGGCAGCTTTGGCCGAAGGCGCGGCGGCCAGCGCCCGCATCAATTCCTCGGCAGGCAAAGGCGGCGACTCCGCGCGCGCCGGAGGAGGGGGCAAGGCCTCTTCCTCGCCCGCACCGGCAAACAGCAACTCCTGCAAATCCCCGGTCGCGGTCACGGGCGGCGGCATCAGCTTGTGCGTGCCGCCCCGCGTGCTGGTCTTCACCGGCCCGATCTTCACCGCCACCGGCCGCCGGCAGATGGCAGGCCCCAACGCCAGAAACCGCCCCCGCTCCAGATCGCGGATCTGCTCCGCCTGCCGCCGCTCCATGCCCAGCAGGTCCGCCGCCCGCGCCATGTCGATGTCCAGGAAGGTCCGCCCCATCAGGAAGTTCGAAGCCTCCGCCGCGACATTCTTCGCCAGCTTCGCCAGCCGCTGCGTCGCGATCACCCCCGCCAGCCCGCGCTTGCGCCCCCGGCACATCAGGTTCGTCATGGCCGCCAGAGACAGCCGCCGCGCCTCGTCCGACACGTCGCCCGCCGCCACCGGGGCGAACATCTGCGCCTCATCGACCACCACCAGCGCCGGATACCAATGGTCCCGCGGCGCATCGAACAGCGTCGACAGGAACGTCGCGGCGCATTTCATCTGCGCCTCCAGTTCCAGCGATTCCAGGCTCAGCACCACCGAAGCGCGGTGTTCGCGAATCCGCGCCGCCATCTTGACGATCTCGCGCTCATTATAGTCGCCCGCGTCGATCACCACATGGCCATATTCATCGGCCAGCGTGACGAAATCGCCCTCGGGATCGATCACCACCTGCTGGACCAATGCGGCGCTTTCCTCCAGCAGGCGGCGCAGCAGATGCGATTTGCCCGATCCCGAATTGCCCTGGACGAGCAGCCGGGTGGCGAGCAATTCCTCCACGTCGACCAGAACGGCATTGCCGTTGCTGTCATTTCCTATGCTGATGCTGGCGGTCACGGCTTTCCTTTGGCCCAGGGCAGGCCCCTCGCGCAACCCTGCTGTCATTCGGGGCAGGAACCGGATTCCCTTGACCATTCGATTGTTGCAATGCAGCATAGATCCATCATGGCGAATCCTGCACCCTCATCCGCGCCTGCGATCACGCAGAACCCCGATATCCGTTACCTTGGCCGGTTGCTGGGCGACGTCATTCGCGCCTATGGCGGGGAGAAGATATACAAGCAGACCGAATATATCCGCTCCGCCTCGGTTGATCGGGCACGTGGCCTGCACGGCGCGGATGTTGTCGACACCGGCCTCGACGCGCTCAGCCTGGACGACACGCTGTCCTTCGTGCGCGGCTTCATGCTCTTCTCCATGCTCGCCAACCTGGCCGAGGACCGGCAGGGCGTCGCCGCGGAGCCGGGCGCCGACGTCGCCTCCGCCGTGGAAAAGCTCGATTCCCACGGCATCGACCGTCAGGCGGTGCTTGACCTCCTCTCCCACGCCCTGATCGTCCCGGTCCTCACCGCCCACCCGACCGAGGTGCGGCGCAAGAGCATGATCGACCACAAGAACCGCATCGCCGACCTGATGCTGCTCAAGGACGGCGGCCGGACGGAAACCGACGATGGCGAAAATCTCGACGAGGCGATCTTCCGCCAGATCGCGCTGCTGTGGCAGACCCGCCCCCTGCGCCGCGAAAAGCTGTTCGTCGCGGACGAGATCGAAAATGTCCTCGCTTATTTCCGCGACGTTTTCCTGCCGGTGCTGCCTGCCCTCTACGCCCGTTGGGAGCGCGTCCTGGGCGCGCGCCCGCACAGCTTCCTGCGCGTCGGCAACTGGATCGGCGGCGACCGCGACGGCAACCCCTTCGTCCAGGCGCCGCAGCTTCGCCTCGCCCTCGCCAAGGGGTGCGAGGCGGCGCTGACCTTCTA encodes the following:
- a CDS encoding ATP-binding protein, encoding MTASISIGNDSNGNAVLVDVEELLATRLLVQGNSGSGKSHLLRRLLEESAALVQQVVIDPEGDFVTLADEYGHVVIDAGDYNEREIVKMAARIREHRASVVLSLESLELEAQMKCAATFLSTLFDAPRDHWYPALVVVDEAQMFAPVAAGDVSDEARRLSLAAMTNLMCRGRKRGLAGVIATQRLAKLAKNVAAEASNFLMGRTFLDIDMARAADLLGMERRQAEQIRDLERGRFLALGPAICRRPVAVKIGPVKTSTRGGTHKLMPPPVTATGDLQELLFAGAGEEEALPPPPARAESPPLPAEELMRALAAAPSAKAAAPELDFGQNEPVVIAVLEEIVADLGDAQPSVSTLYQDFGVRCRMKGVKTPPLDLPAFRKRFAMAQAGMFDAADPRWADAMKAAEPVPEDMLAPFLLIARAAMQGLPCPDDAALARAYGTSSPGRVRRLIDYMEKLGVVVARTDFGGRRSIGVPQLGLSTAAAEG